A window of Sorex araneus isolate mSorAra2 chromosome 3, mSorAra2.pri, whole genome shotgun sequence genomic DNA:
TGAGGAATTGCTTAAGGAAAGGGAGGCCGAAGCAAGAGTTTTGAAGCAAAAGCTTTCAGAAATTGAGCAGctcaatgaaaatttaaataagctTGCTTTTGATCtcaaaggggaaaatgaaaagttAGTTATAGCATGTGAAGATCTAAAGCATAAGCTATCAGAGTCTGTTGAGGGGAGCAAACAGATAGCGCTCGACAAAACCACTGCAGTGGAGACTCTACAGACTGAAAAAGAAGAGTTAGAAGCAGAATTACATCAAGTCCAAAAGAAGCTAGCAGAAGACAGGAGCAAGTACGAGCAAACAATTGAAGAGCTGTCAAATGCACAGACTCTGAGCACCTCTCAGATACAGCTGGACCAGGAAACGTTAAACCAGGTCAGTCAAGAGAAAGACTTTGAGATAGCACAACTCAGAAAAACTGTCGAGCAGCTTGAGGCCGCTCATCAGGAAACCAAGCAAAGGTTGTCTTCCAGCATGGAAGAGCAGGATCAGTGGGCACGGCGCACCAGCGAGAAGGAAGTCTGTATCGGAGAGCTGAGCGAAAGCATTGCAGAACTGCAGGAGCAGTTAAGGAAAAGCGAACTTTTAAAGCAGACGattgaggaaaaagaaagaagcctGGGGTCCATGAAAGAAGAGAACAACCACCTGCACGAGGAACTGGAACGACTTCGGGAGCAGCAGAGCCGAGCCGGTCCCGCGGCTGAGCCCAAACCCCTCGACAGCCTCATAGACCTGGAGTCGGAGGTGACGAACCTGAACGTGGTGAAAAGTCAACTGGAAGAGGAACTAAAGCATCACCAAAAGTTAATCAGAGACCAAAACCAGAGTAGGACTCAGCTCCTTCAGTCCTTAGAGGAGCATAAAAAAGAATCGGACAAATTAAAGTTCCAGCTTGAGCAGATGAATAGCGCACATACGCAGCTCTCCCTGGAGAAAGATGAGCAGATTAAGAATTTGCAAAGAACAGTTGAACAGATCAAAGCCCAGTTGCATGGAGAAAGACAGGGCATCCCAACAGAGAACTCAGATATTTTCCAGGAAACCAAAGTGCAGAGTCTTAACATAGACAACGGCGGTGAAAAGCATGACTTGTCGAAAGCCGAGACAGAAAGACTGGTGAAAGGCATCAAAGAACGGGAACTAGAGATCAAACTTCTGAATGAGAAGAACATATCTTTAACTCAGCAGATTGATCAGCTATCCAAAGACGAGGTGGGGAAACTCACTCAGATAATAGAGGAGAAAGACTTGGAAATACAGAATCTTCACGCGAGAATTGCCTCTGCTTCCTTTCCTCAAGACGTGGTCTCgctccagcagcagctgcagaCCTTTGCGATGGAAAGGGAGACCGTGTTGGCTGTTCTGAACGAGAAAACCAGGGAGAACAGCCACTTACGGACAGAGTATCACCTCCTGATGGATATCGTTTCTGCTAAGGAAGCAGCCCTCAATAAGCTGcaggatgaaaataaaaaattatccacGAGGTTTGAAAGTAGTGAACAAGACATGTTTCGAGAGACTATTCAGAATTTATCTCGGATCATTCGTGAAAAAGATATCGAAATCGATGCCCTGAGCCAGAAGTGCCAGACCCTCTTGACGGTGCTTCAGGCATCCGGCACTGGGAACGAGGCCGGAGGAGTGAATAGTAACCAGTTCGAGGAGCTGCTCCAGGAGCGGGATAAGTTAAAGCAGCAGGTCAAGAAGATGGAGGAGTGGAAGCAGCAGGTGATGACCACGGTGCAGAACATGCAGCACGAGTCCGCCCAGCTGCAGGAGGAACTGCAGCAGCTTCAGGCCCAAGTTTTGGTGGACAGTGATAATAATTCTAAGTTACAGGTAGACTACGGCGGCCTGATCCAGAGTTATGAACAGAATGAAGCCAAACTCAAAACTTTCGGACAGGAACTAGCCCAAGTTCAGCACAGCCTCGGGCAGCTCTGCAACACCAAAGACCTTCTGCTGGGGAAGCTAGGGAGTATTTCCCCTCAGCTCTCTGCTGGGGGCCCCGCTTCCCCGCCGGCAGAGCCCCCGCCTGCAGTGAGGCCTAACCTCTCAGGGGACGCTTCCAGAGGGCTCCAGCAAGAGATAGAAGAGCTGAGGAGATCACTGCAAGAAAAGGATGCCACCATAAAAACGCTCCAGGAAAATAATCACAGACTGTCAGATTCCATTGCTGCCAGTTCAGAGCTGGGGAGAAAAGAGCACGAGCAGACCGACTCAGAGCTGAGGCAGctgagggagaagcaggaggttTTACAGAAGTCGCTGAAGGAAAAGGACCTTTTGATCAAAGCCAAAAGTGATGAGCTACTTTCTTCGAAAGAAAACCTCACCAGCAAAGTGGACGAAAATCAGCTTTTGAGGCAGGCGGTAACAAATTTGAAGGAAAGAACATTAATACTGGAACTGGACATTTCTAAActaaaagaggaaaatgaaaaaattgtgCAAGCATCCCGAGAAAAGGAAACCGAGTATCAAGCATTACAAGAAACGAATACGAAGTTTTCTATGATGCTTCGAGAAAAGGAATTTGAATGCCATTCACTGAAGGAGAAGTCGGTCGCTTTAGAGCAACTactgaaggagaaagaggaggtaaGGTTGGAGGGATTttcggggagggggagggcataCGGTAAGGGGCTGCTTTATTGATGTGTTTGTAGGGGCCTGCACCATTGTCTGTTTTGAAATGTTGACTTCAAATTACTGcgtttcatttaaataaatttctcttaGAGACATTTGGAAGTTTCTCTCCTCGATTACTAAGTATTTTCTTAATACCTGATTAAGCTTTTACACTTAAGTAGAGAAAAGTTTATAGCAATTAATATTTATGTCACAATAAGGAATTTTGAAATTAGTCCATTTTCACCTAATTTTAGGCATACCCAAGTAGTTGCTAGTTATGATAATAACATGCTATGTCTCTGTCCCTGATATGCAGTTACAAATCCATTTTACATGGATATATTAATAGTACTTAAAAGGTCTAGCTTGTGcacttgtgtttgtgtgtatgtcacAGACAAACATTTCTAAAATCTGGAAGTTAATCTTACTGTATTGCTTTATTATAAAGGAAGAACATGCTAGATGTGATCCAttgagtaaatatttataaatcagtTAGCAACCACCTGTGGTTGGAAAGTGTTAGCCACGAGAAGTACTTTTTGCATAGTATGCTTAGTAAATACTCCAATTCCAGCCGTAGCACTAACGTGACTTTGGATCACCTTATTGGTATGTTAATtcaaacagaaaatggaaaattgtAGCAGTATATTTGAAGTGTTGGTAAACGAGACTGGAGAGTAAAGTGACTGAGCACCCCTGTACCCCCCAAATGAAGCATCAGTAGATTCTGatgtatttaagtatttaaatgcagttattttagatttttataaatatctgttTGAAGCCCTTTAGTGAATGAAGCAGTGATAGACACTGTTTGTTTGGTAATAGTAAAATATACTGTGATTTATGTACTTTCAGTAGAAATTTGGAGAAGAAATGATAGGACAGTAGACAATCCTGTAAATGTCCCCCTTTTTTTCCTGTAAGTGCTCTTGAATTTTTTCAAAATGCAAAGTCTGATACGAAGTGATTTAGGCCCATAAGTTCTTTCATAGCGTGGAGAAGAATATTTGGGAACACTTGCTGTGGTTTTCGTTTGATACGGCACCTCAGAATATTGAGGCCTTCTTTGTTGGAGCATTAGCTTTCTACCTTTATGGTAATGGTCTGTAATTGGTACAAAAAGGTCCTTCAACTCTTAAGAAGTACTTATAAATCCTATcttgtgcgtgcatgcgtgtatATGCGTGTGTCTACAACTCTAGGAGTGTTGAAACTTTCTTTTATTAACCAAAAAGTTGAATTATATCTTAGGGTTATAAGAATATAACAGGAATGTAGAGCAgtagagttttttatttcattatttttaatattttgtttgttttttgggccatgtgTGTTGGTCTTCAGGAATTGCTCCGGGttttgcattcagtaattactcctggtggtgctcaggggacaatatggcatgtcagggattgaacctgggttggccactctATAgcacctattttattttcattttatgattattatttggtttttgaaccacacccaacgatgctcagcggttattcgtggctctgcactcaaaaatgactcctggtgggtacacagggaaccatataggattccagggattgaatctgggtcagctatgtgcaaggcaagtgctgtacctgtGTACTAGCCATCTGGCCCACAACAGAGTATTATATTTTACATAGCTTAATCTTTTGAACTTTTTGGATCTTCTGTAATTTGGTTTTACTTGTAGTGATTGTGTTAAAACTTGCCTCCCTTAATAGATGCTCCCAAACTTAAAGTCctgtttaaattttgttaattttgtatCCAATTTTGTATCTACTCTTGTATTACTTTTATCTACATTATTACTTTTGTATTACTCTTGTGCTACTTTGTATTTAATTTCTTCCACTAGACTGTacaatttgcttttttgtttgtcttgtccctcacctggtggtgctggagggaggaggggttttgcctggtggtgcttgggggaccacgcagGACAGACAGTTGAACTCTGAGTTCCTACATGCAGAACCTGTGTTTTAGCTTGTTGAGCAATCTCTTTGACCcctcttttgtattttttcttttttttttttcccatggtACTGTAGATTGAGTCCAAGTTTTTCACATACACAACCACACTGTATAATGACTGTATAATTTGAAGACTACCTCTAGAACATATTTTGGGTTCGGGCATGTGACTTGGGGGTCatgtacatgttttgcatgtctgagacctgagtttgatccctggcactgccaaaaaaatgaaaagctatttattaatataatagcatcttttttgtgtgtatgtttgggccacctttggcagtgctcagtatcCTATCAGTATCCCATCAGTATTCCATCCAGCATCCCATCAGTATCTCATCAGTATCCCATCAGTATCTTATCCATATCCATCAGTATTCCATCCAGCATCCCATCAGTATCTCATCAGTATCCTATCCAGCATCCCATCAGTATCCTATCAGTTTCCATCAGTATTCCATCAGTATCCCATCCGCATCCCAACAGTATCCCATCAGTATCCTATTCTGTATCCCAACAGTATCCCATCAGTATTCTATCCAGCATCCCATCAGTATCCCATCCAGTATCCCATCCAGTATCCCATTCAGTGCGCTACATCTTAGTCATTGTATCTCTTCAAGATTATTATTTCTcacattttacttgtttttattaGCCTTGACTTagcaaactattttttaattatttaatgaagaaagtgtcatttcaaaaattaattctTCTCTAAGATTAACATTGTTTCTTTCCAAAGGGCAAGTCTGGGGAGTTAAACCAGCTTTTAAATGCAGTCAAATCAATGCAGGAGAAGAACATTAtgtttcagaaagagagagatcaagtCATGTTGGCTTTAAAACAGAAGCAGATGGAAACCAGTACCATACAGAATGAGGTATACTTTCACTCTGAAGAAACTATGATTGACATGCTGAGTTTaataacttttaagaaaattagaaagattATCAGTTAAAATGAATTTGTCTTGTATGATTTTTTCCCCATAATTTTCACCTGATATTTTCTAGTAGTTTAAAATACTACTAGACTACTAGACtctagtaggggctggagcgatagcacagtggttgggtgttcacaGTTCACAggggctgacccgtgttcgattcctccatccctctcggagagcctggcaagctaccaagagtatcgtgcccgcatggcagagcttggcaagctacccatggcgtattggatatgccaaaaacagtaacaataagtctcacaatgagagacgttactggtgcccgctcgaacagattgatgagcaacgggatgacagtgacagtgattttctagTAGAATTTTGATCTCCTGGAgtacattttatttcagttttcaaaGATGACAACTTCTCTTAAGTGTATGGGGAAGGAACCCaacaaataagaagaaaatgagattCACTGAAAAGGCTGTCCCCGAAGTCACTGCTTTGAGTAATTCCATTTAACCAAAGCCTTGCAAAGTAAAGCTTCCAGATGAATCTGCAAGATGATTTCAGAAATGATTTCCTAGCTGAAATACATCTTGAGAAAATAATACACAATTCATTTGAATATGGAGAAgaaatttttttgagggaggagccacacagcagtgctcaggacttcctcctggctctccactcagggtcactcctggcggtgcttagggacaTTATGAAATGCCAGCTATCTACCTAGGTCTATCTTGAGCAAGATAtctaccttacctgctgcactatagctccaaccccagaAGAATTTTTTTGACAACactggtgtgtgtggagggggagggaggggcgaaACATTCatacagagaaataaatttgCTTTGTTCTCTAGGTTCAACATCTACGTGACAAAGAAACACGCTTAAACCAAGAGTTAGAGAGATTACGTAACCATCTTTTAGAATCAGAAGATTCTTACACCCGTGAAGCTCTGGCAGCTGAAGATAGAGAGGCTAAGCTGAAAAAGAAAGTTTGCATGTTGGAGGAAAAGCTGGTTTCATCTTCTGATGCAATGGAAAATGCAAGGTAACTTCgcctttttttaaaagcattaaacATTAACTGGACTTTTCATAAGTGTCAGGTTCAATAACCATTTTTTATGTTACCTTATTTCATTACCACTGACTTCTCCCTATTTTGCCAGTGAAGAAAATGAGGGGATATAGGGTGACTTGCTCATGAGGATGTTGGGGGAGATTACACTAAGACTTACAGATCTCCAGATCTGCCATTCCAGTGGAGGGGGCCCAAGCTTTCAGCCTAGTAACCAGGTTGTTGCCGTTTATCATTTTAGGGGTTTAGCCAAGCTTACAGGCTTTACTTTCTCTGGTCTTTCTAATTCAGGGAAATAAGGTTGGATGAGGTTTGTATGTTAGAAGGGAGAGATTAAATGAAGACCTCAGTTTATGTGAACTAACTCTTCATTTGTTAGAacatgtgagattttttttttttctttttgagtcacaccggcgatgcacaggggttactccaggctcattcactcaggaatcactcctggcgatgctcaggggaccatatgggatgctgggaatcgaacccgggtcggccgcatgcaaggcaaacgccctactcactgtgctatcttccagcccctgagatgtatttttaatatattttaaatttgtatccACTATAGGAACATCATCCCCtttcggacagcctggcaagctaccgagagtatcttgcctgcatggcagagcttggcaagctccccgtgtcgtattcgatatgccaaaaacagtaacagcaagtctcacaatggacatgttactggtgcccgctcgagcaaatcagtgagcaacgggatgacagtgacataggaaCATCAGACAAACCAAAAGAAAGCAAGCTATAGTTTCATCCACCCAGTTTAAATCTTTTTGTGCCTTTTTAtgataaatatatgtgcatactcctagtggtgcttaggggaccatatgagatgctggtgatagatcccgggttggccatgtgcagggcaaatgccctacccactgtgctatcgctccggcccctaagccATCTGTTTCTATAGTTAATATCTTAAGGCTacatattgtttttttatttggagttttggAGTCTGTTCTTTTggttaggggccatacctggcagtgcttcaggggtcACTGCGGGTGATGCTCAGTGCTCCTTGGTgctggagatcactcctggccgagcttaggggaccttgtggggtgctcaggattgtacctgggttggctgtgtgcatggtaaACTCTAcacattgtgctattgctctggtcccatggAAGCTTTACTTTGTAAGGCCATCCACTCCTTTGAATTTATGTTTTCAGTCGTGTTCTGTGTATCTTTATATTCTTTATGTACCTGTtgtatctttttatcttttcaacTGTGTATGATGCTCAGGTAGCTATAAGAAGATggtagatgggctggagtgatagcacagcgggtagggtgtttgctttgcatgtggctgacccaagttcgatccccagcatcccatatggtcctctgagcatcggcaggattatttcctgagtgcatgagccaggaataactcctgtgcatcaccgggggtgacccaaaaaccattaaaaaagcaaacaaactagaAAAACCCCACATGTTCCCTAAGCCTGTTGGGAACACCCCATGTTGGGCACAttcaaagcaagcgccctgcACGTACAGCCAGGTAttatctctgagcattgcagggtgtgacccaaaatactgACAACCAAAAATTAGTTTCTAGGGGCcacagggatagtacagaggttaagacatttgccttgcacatgactgaaccTGGTTCGAATCCCTGACACTAGGTAAGAATGAACCCacagcacttccagaagtaagccctgagcatagccgggtgtggcccaaacatcacCTCTCTGCTACCCCATGGTTCTACCTACCACTTTTACCAGCATTTCACATCTCTATCAAGAGCTAAACTGTGTTGTTTTTTCACAGCAAGCTACTTCctgctttcttatttctttccctcttgcCTTTAATTTCATATTGTTTCTTCTGCTTTAAAGGTAAGCCTGATCcctatcagtttttttttttttaaactaatatcACCTGTTTTTCAACTAGTATGTCTTTCATAAAgaacactttctttcttttttttttttttgctttttgggtcacactcggcaat
This region includes:
- the TRIP11 gene encoding thyroid receptor-interacting protein 11, whose amino-acid sequence is MSSWLGSLGSGLGHSLGQVGGSLASLTDQLSNFTKDMIMEDAPEPPELSGSQQKDIEAILRSENERLKNLCSDLEEKHEASELQIKHQSTSYRNQLQQKEVEISHLKARQLALQDQLQKLQSTAQLAASGAGGRPAAAASPSFSLGLSPQSAALHDSDMDFSDIISSQQEINRLSAEVSRLESEVDHWKHIAQTPKTQGSNSVDLNEICKLQNIIKELKQNRSQEIDNHQHEMSVLQSTYEQKLTEISRRHREELRDYEGKIEELENLVQQGDSGSGSDWPKIQELTKTIQSLQTEKVGSAQKMEELEETIKNIRKKLSFAENDRDMLRKEQERLTVENRQIMNECESLKLECNKLQASGPGQSADAETEISRLNNINQANLADDNLKLRMHVQALEKENALMIQEKEQLQETLIKLNEDYDILKNTKDQNLSSELQDLRLNLEEKQQALNESISEKNILMSELEELDRQNQEVTKHVILIKDQMTKQQNEAEAVTDKLKSDLDFEKQRVQQLEEDKINISKELETHKMALNDLQKHNKAENLIEQLKESQQNNLDIQKKNLELTEQIKLKEEELTSIKSELTQFLHQDSGSNFEELLKEREAEARVLKQKLSEIEQLNENLNKLAFDLKGENEKLVIACEDLKHKLSESVEGSKQIALDKTTAVETLQTEKEELEAELHQVQKKLAEDRSKYEQTIEELSNAQTLSTSQIQLDQETLNQVSQEKDFEIAQLRKTVEQLEAAHQETKQRLSSSMEEQDQWARRTSEKEVCIGELSESIAELQEQLRKSELLKQTIEEKERSLGSMKEENNHLHEELERLREQQSRAGPAAEPKPLDSLIDLESEVTNLNVVKSQLEEELKHHQKLIRDQNQSRTQLLQSLEEHKKESDKLKFQLEQMNSAHTQLSLEKDEQIKNLQRTVEQIKAQLHGERQGIPTENSDIFQETKVQSLNIDNGGEKHDLSKAETERLVKGIKERELEIKLLNEKNISLTQQIDQLSKDEVGKLTQIIEEKDLEIQNLHARIASASFPQDVVSLQQQLQTFAMERETVLAVLNEKTRENSHLRTEYHLLMDIVSAKEAALNKLQDENKKLSTRFESSEQDMFRETIQNLSRIIREKDIEIDALSQKCQTLLTVLQASGTGNEAGGVNSNQFEELLQERDKLKQQVKKMEEWKQQVMTTVQNMQHESAQLQEELQQLQAQVLVDSDNNSKLQVDYGGLIQSYEQNEAKLKTFGQELAQVQHSLGQLCNTKDLLLGKLGSISPQLSAGGPASPPAEPPPAVRPNLSGDASRGLQQEIEELRRSLQEKDATIKTLQENNHRLSDSIAASSELGRKEHEQTDSELRQLREKQEVLQKSLKEKDLLIKAKSDELLSSKENLTSKVDENQLLRQAVTNLKERTLILELDISKLKEENEKIVQASREKETEYQALQETNTKFSMMLREKEFECHSLKEKSVALEQLLKEKEEGKSGELNQLLNAVKSMQEKNIMFQKERDQVMLALKQKQMETSTIQNEVQHLRDKETRLNQELERLRNHLLESEDSYTREALAAEDREAKLKKKVCMLEEKLVSSSDAMENASHQANLQVESLQEQLNVITRQRDDATVQLAVAREQVKQYALSLSNLQMVLEHFQQEEKAMYSAELEKYQQLVAEWKKKAENLEEKIIPLQERLDEANAALDSASRLTEQLDIKEEQIEELKKQMALQQEMLDDTQTKLMNLVHSTEGKVDKLLMRNLFIGHFHTPKHQRREVFRLMGSILGIKKEEMEELLSEDQGGVTKWMSGWLGGGSKSVPNTPLRPSQQAVLNSSFSELFVKFLETESHPTIPPPKLSVRDLKLLDSPGRSKMDANFSESFKEAAGPRAGSRTEGGSFLVPRSSAVPLLNPAGLGPGTPGHLLLKPISDVLPTFTPLPVSADNSAGVVLKDLLKQ